A region from the Candidatus Aminicenantes bacterium genome encodes:
- a CDS encoding L-threonylcarbamoyladenylate synthase — translation MAVEIQQIDLEHPHRRLLQHAARIVADGGLIVYPTDTIYGLGADLFNKEAMARIFKLKKTSHQKLLSFICPDLAAVAAWAHVPTSVYRVLRRVTPGKYTFILRASKEVPKVLLQKRPTVGVRIPDSAVALGLVRELGRPLLSTSVPQGEDDFYTDPQAIAETFRHDIDLVLDAGPLANLPSTIIDLSGPVPTVIRRGAGDLEPFGM, via the coding sequence ATGGCCGTCGAGATACAGCAGATCGACCTGGAGCATCCGCACCGCCGTCTGCTGCAGCACGCGGCGCGCATCGTGGCTGACGGCGGCCTGATCGTCTATCCCACCGACACCATCTACGGCCTGGGCGCCGACCTGTTCAACAAGGAAGCCATGGCGCGGATCTTCAAGCTCAAGAAAACGTCGCACCAGAAGCTGCTCAGCTTCATCTGCCCCGACCTGGCCGCCGTTGCCGCCTGGGCGCACGTGCCGACCAGCGTCTACCGCGTCCTGCGCCGCGTCACCCCGGGCAAGTACACATTCATCCTGCGGGCCAGCAAGGAAGTTCCCAAGGTATTGCTGCAGAAACGGCCCACCGTGGGCGTGCGCATTCCCGATTCGGCCGTGGCCCTGGGCCTGGTGCGCGAGCTCGGCCGGCCGCTCCTCTCCACCTCGGTGCCGCAGGGCGAGGACGACTTCTATACCGATCCCCAGGCCATCGCCGAGACCTTCCGCCACGACATCGACCTGGTCCTCGATGCGGGACCGCTGGCCAACCTGCCTTCGACCATCATCGACTTGAGCGGGCCGGTTCCGACGGTTATCCGCCGCGGCGCCGGCGACCTCGAGCCATTCGGAATGTAA
- the pgsA gene encoding CDP-diacylglycerol--glycerol-3-phosphate 3-phosphatidyltransferase, with protein MTKANLITIVRIIMVPLFLVILLTEMQNKEIIAFAIFVIAAVTDSLDGYVARKYNQVSSLGKFLDPLADKLLVAAALMALVYLQEVETWVAAIIILREIFISAFRFYFLVKNASFSASIPAKVKTTFQIVALAILIIYRRMPYANYLRLLGIAVLYIAVLLTVYSGAEYVVRFSRSLKD; from the coding sequence ATGACTAAAGCCAATTTGATCACCATCGTGCGCATCATCATGGTCCCCCTTTTCCTGGTCATTCTCCTGACCGAGATGCAGAACAAGGAGATCATCGCGTTTGCCATCTTCGTCATCGCCGCCGTGACCGACTCGCTCGACGGCTACGTCGCCCGCAAGTACAACCAGGTCAGTTCCCTGGGCAAGTTTCTCGACCCGTTGGCTGACAAGCTGCTGGTAGCTGCGGCGCTGATGGCGCTGGTCTACCTGCAGGAGGTCGAGACCTGGGTGGCGGCGATCATCATCCTGCGCGAGATTTTCATCTCCGCCTTCCGTTTTTACTTCCTGGTCAAGAACGCCTCCTTCTCGGCCTCCATCCCGGCCAAGGTCAAGACCACCTTCCAGATCGTCGCCCTGGCCATCCTGATCATCTACCGCAGGATGCCCTACGCCAACTACCTGCGCCTGCTCGGCATCGCCGTTCTGTACATCGCGGTGCTGCTGACGGTTTACAGCGGCGCCGAATATGTCGTCCGCTTCAGCCGTTCGCTCAAGGACTGA